The following nucleotide sequence is from Drosophila kikkawai strain 14028-0561.14 chromosome 2L, DkikHiC1v2, whole genome shotgun sequence.
CCGACCGTCTGTGGCTGCGGTGATGGCGGCAAGTTCTCCAAGTAATCACGCTCGTAGTCCTCGGCCATGCTCAAGAGCACTTCCTTGGCGTTCTCAACGTCCTCCTCCTTGCCAATGATGGTCACGGCATTGGGATTGGTTTGAGCTTCGTCGGAAGTGGGGAACTTGATGTCCACCTGAttgaaaaagttataaaatcgATAGAAACTAACTCAAGGAGGCTTTTCAGAGCACACGCTCACCTTGTGATCCTCGATGATCTTGCGGATGGTGCGTCCGCGATGGCCAATGATGTGCGAGTGGATGCGCGTATCGATCTCAATTACCTCGCGGTGGAGGGTCTGGAGGTCGCCGACGATCTCCAGGATCGCATCGCGTGCTGCCTCAGCCTTGGCCTGGTAGCCGGTGATGGAGATGATGCGCTGATTGGGATCGTCGCGCTTGGGCAGCGAAATGTTGACGTCGTGATCGGCACGCAGCTTGTTAATCACGGCGCCATGGCGGCCAATGAGCTTCGAGTGGTACTCGGTGTCCACGTCCACCTGGAGGACGTAGGAGCGCAGTTCACGGTCGGCCCGATCGGCCTCGTACTCCTCGATCATCTTCTCCAGGGCCTCGCGCGCATCGGCCACGCGGGCGGGCGTTCCAGAGACCTTGATCACGTCCGATCTGAGCTCACTGGGCGGCAGCTCCACGTGCACATCGTGCGTGGACATGAACTGACGGACATTGGCTCCACGCGGTCCAATGATGGTGCGGTGCAGGTCGAAAGGCACCGACAACTCTTCTTCGATGGGAATGAGATCGAGCAGGGCCTGTTTGGCGGCCTCGCACTTCTCGATCCTGCCCGTGATGCGGATTACGTCGCACTGACGCACTGGCTCTGCCGCCTCCGCTTCCTGCTCGCCGTCCTGGCCATCGCCGGCGCCGTTAACTCCGCTACCGCCATTGGTGAGGCCCTCGACGGGCTCGGTGGCATCGCGATCGGGGAACTTTATTTGCACATCGAACTCAGAGGTCACCTGCTGCACCTTGAAGCCTCGAGCACCCATTATAGTGCGGTGCTGGCGCTGCGGGATCACCACCTCGATGGTGGTCTGCGCCTCCAAATCGGCAACGATCTCCTCGATACGCTGGCGGGCCGCTTCGATGCAGTCCTTGGCGCCCTTGATCGTCACCTTATCCGAATTGGTGCCGGCGCGGGGGAAGGAGATCATCACGCCGCCGCACTCCTCGGCAATACGATGCAAGATGGTGCCGCGCTTGGCCACAAAGTGCTTGTGGTGCTTGGGATCGACGGCTACCTCACCCTCGGTGACCTCGTCGCACTCCTTGATGATCGCTTCCAGCTGCTCGCGGGCCTTCTTCACGCTATCCTCCTTTCCAATGATGGTGATCACCTCCTTGTCGGTGTCCTCGTTCGAGGGGAAGATAATGCGGGCACCGGTAGCGTCACGAATCTTGCGGATGGACGCGCCGTTCTTACCGATGAGGAACTTGTGGTGCTGCTGTTTGGCACGCACCTCGGCAGTAAAGGAAGCCAACTGCCGCTCGTTGGCCAGCTCCAACAGCTGGCCCTTGGCCTTCTCCACATCATCCTTGGGACCCCGAATGGTGACCTAAAGCACGGAACCGAATTTTCAATAAACCGATTTGTGATGCCAGGGAAGATAATTCCTTACCTTATCGCTCTTGGAGTCGCTGTTGGGGAACTTGATGGACACGCCGCCGCATTCCTCCATGATGGAGGAAATGAGCTTGCCGCCAGTGCCGATGATCGAGTTGTAGTACTTGGGCGGGATCTGCACTTCCTCGGTGACGATGTCGGAGAGCTCGTTCTGGATCTTCTGGATGCGTTCCTTGGCCTCAAGGACGTTCTCCTTCTTTCCGGTGATGACGATCACCTCGTTGGTGTCTCCCTCGGCCGGTAAATCGATCTTGGTCTGCGTCTCGTCACGGATCTTCTTGATGTTAGCGCCTCCCTTGCCGATGACGAACTTGTGGAACTGCTTAAAGATGGGCACCTCGATGATGTGCGATGACTCTTGGATCTCCTTGACAAGCTTGAGCAGATCCTTGTGGCACTTGTCCACATCTTCCTTGGGTCCGCGAAGCTTTACAATGTCGGTGTTTTCCTGGGGCGTGGGTATCGTGATCGTCACCTGTCGATAGCGGTCCTTCACCTCACGAATCTTCTCGCCCTTGGCGCCGATAATGGAACGGTGCAGACGGCGATCGATGATCACATCCTTCGATTTTTCGTTTTCCAGTTTGTCGATTTTTTCTTGTAACTCAAGCTGCGCCAGCCGCACTCCCTCCTTGGGCCCCTCGATGCGGATGTTGTTCTGGCCCTCGCGCTCCTCGATGTTGATGTTCACCTTAAGCTCATCCTTCAGACGGTTGACATTGGCGCCAGCCTTGCCGATAATGTGCTTGTAGTACGAGGGATTGACCGTCATTACCTCGAAGGTGAAGTTATCCTCGTAGTTGCGGATAATTTCGGTCAGGTATGAGACAGCCCGGTCTACGTTCTCGGGATCACCCTCCAGCTTGATCTTGTCCTCCAGGCAGTTGACGTTCACGTTGGGGCAgttctcctccagctgcttcATGTTGGCGCCCTTGCGACCAATCACATACTTGTGGATCCAGTGCGGCGCATTGATCTCCACCGACTTCACAGAGTTGGCCTTTTGGTAAACCACGGTGAGCGCATTTCCCAGGGCCACCTGGGGTCCGCGCAGAGTGATGGTCTCAAGGGTGGAGTCATTGGGCGGCATCTCCACGGACACACCGGTCAGCTGCAGGATCTCGGCGATGGTGGAGCCCTTGGGACCGATAACATAACGATGCTGTGGCTTGGCCACCTCCACACTGACGGTGGAGCATTTCTTCTCCATCTCCTTGTAGATGGCCTCCACCTTCGCCTTTGCCGCTGCAACGGCATCCTTCTCGCCAGAGATGATGATCTCGTCCTTCTGCACCTGCTGCGGCGGCACATTGATCTTGGCGCCCGTCTCCTCCTGCAACTTGTTCAGGTTCTCGCTATAGGGACCAACAATGAACGGATGGTAGATCTTGGGCACCGTGGTGCGGTCCGACGACTTCTTGTACTGCTCGGCGGACAGCTGACGGATCTCCTGTTCGGCCTTTTCGATGCCCTCCTTGGTGCCGGCAATGGTGATGAACTCACTCTCGTCACCTTGGCTGGGGATGTTGATGCGCGTGGAGGTGAGGCGCTCAAGGTCGCGCAGCCGCTGGCCACCCTTGCCGAGGATGACGCGGTAGTGCTCCCGCGGAACGGTCACCTGACGACTGGCCTGCGTCGAGAAGCTCATCAGAATCTTACGGCGAGCGTCCAGCAGCTCGCTCTGCTTGCCCTTGATCAAGAAGGTAAGCGATTGGTTTTTGCCGCTAACGATCTCGATCTGGGCGCCCGTCTCCTTGGTGATCTGCTGGCAAATCCGCTTCGACTCGCCTTCGCCAAACTTCTCCGATTCCGTGGACTTGCGCTCCTCGCAGGGAACATGCAACACCTGCAAAGGAAGCCGGAAAgagtaaatatattatttcaaaggATGAGCCATATGTAATTCAGCCAGGTGCTTACCTGCGTCTTCTGCGAGCTAGTCACACGGGCTATCGTCGAGCTGGAAGCTCCGGATTGCGACGGCGCCGAGGTGTTGGCCGGCAGAGCCGGGAACAGGTCGTCGTAGCTAAAGGCGGGTGTGGCATTGCCAGTGCCgccgctggtggtgctggtgggcgtggccacCGAAGTAGTGGGCGATGATGGTTGCTGCTCGTTGGACACCTGCTCTTGGCCATTGATGAGGGCGATGGGTTGTTGCTCGATGGTAGTTGCTGTGCGAtcatttttacaataaattatttttcccaTTGTTATTTAGATGCGGCCACTCACCGTTAGATTCCTCCatcactgctgctgctgctgcttgcattacttaaaaaaagagaagagtCCTTTTTCGTTCCAAGTCGTTTACAGTACgctaaaaaggaaaaatcaaaGATAGGTTATCGAATAGTGTTAAAAACTATTACACCATGGGGGACTTATCGATTGAGCTTATCAGCGATTGATTAAGCTAGTGATTATTAGTCATggtaagtttttttttgttcatttttttgAAGGAATTAACGGACTACAGGATCAATCAATCAAGGGTATAGTGAAATTACTTTATTTCGGTGAATATGTATTCATCAGCTTCGGGTTTCATCTTCCATTACTTTCGATTCCCCGAAAACCACTTTTTGTGTTGATAAGAACGACCCGAAGACCCGCATGTGGCGGCCTTCCGCTGATAAGGGCTAAATACTCAAGAAGTGCCGGCATAcgcaaaatatatacatacatacatacatatgtatttagcATTAGATTTGTCTTTTAAGGATCGCAAAGCTGGCCACCTCTTTCATTCCTAATTCTTAGTTTTGATTGTAAAAAGGCGTTATTCAAAGATCTTACCCTGACTATCAACTGTTAGTTATTTTCTTATACAAATGAGCTGTATGTCTTGGGTAATTATTGTATTGATGTATATTATCCTATccttataattatttatcttctttgaatttatgatttattattatgggGATCGTATTTGTGAAATTCGACAACTAAAAGCTGTTTCTCAGAATAATGCAAGAATAATTTAAggtaacatttttaaatgctctgaattattaaaaataaaaataaaaatgaaatgaaacttGAAAGTCAATTCGACTGACCGCCACTTTAAACAGTGCGTGACCAAAAAGGGGAGCGTCGAAATGACGCTGATAAACCGAAATAGATTCAGTGTTCCCAGAGCCAAAGCTAAGGCCACGTAGTGCTCGAGATGGGTGAGATGAAGTGCCTGCCTGGTTTTGCGCCGCCTGCTCTGCTCTTTGCTGGTGATAAGTGGACGATGACGCGAAGGCACCAGGCCACGCAGGCAGATTCCGGAGCCGAGTGATAGCTATCGGTTGCTCCCGGCTGATAAGCGTCGTCGACGACCGATCGCTACCCAGAAGATATATGggtgcacacacacagcggCAATTAGTGCAGGTCCAGAAATAAGCTGCTATCAGTCGGATTTCGTTTGGGTGAAAGGTTGcgaagagaaagagagcaaCAGAGAAATAACGAGGGAGAGATTTCTGGGAGACCATGCACTTGTTCGACCAAAAAAAGCAGTTTTCTAAATCAATGCCCAACGAGTTTCGTAGCCTACATTTTTCTCTCCACctaaagaacaacaaaaatgaTATTGTAGTTGCCACTATCGCCAgtctttctgtgtgtgtgtgtgtgtacaagTGAGCAAGGGCAGTGGCGTACGCAAGGATTTTTTAATCAAACGGGGTTTGAAAACGTACATTTTACAACGCCATAAAGGAGACATATGCGACCTTAACCCTAGACGGtcatgcttatttttcctacgTTAAGGTTATGCTTCGTCGAATCGACGAcgccaattttaaaattacttattttaattgttaatttaatttaattgttaaaaaacaaacaaatattgcaaaaaaaaatttaacatcgTTTAATTCATCATTTTAACTGTtcaaaattagaaataataattaattcttatattaagaatatacttaaaaactaagaataaaaaacgacctttttttcatttttcgaacttttgtgattttgcgtcgtcgaatcgacgaagcatgaccgtctagggttaaaaagtatataaattattgatCGGTATCAACAGTTGATCAACTATGTCCGGATGTCCGTTTAAATGCAATGTATTATCTGTatctcagttttaaagctaatCGGTATGCTTTACCATTTACTATctacaaatattaattcagATAGTTTCTCTCTGTTGCAGGTCATATAAactattcaaaaatgtttagataaaagaaaaattcccATTTTTATAAGACGTTTGATTACTAATTCAGTACGTTATATGGATGGATTATACGGTGTACTTGTGAGAAAAGACTAAGATGGTATAAAAGATTGGTTTTCAAGtacttgtttttatataaaaatcaaccATTAACAGAGCTAGAACAATAGTTAAAAAGCAAAATACTATTTTTGACCAACTTTctgtagaaattatttgggGGCGATAAAGCCCCACATAAATTCTCCTCTGTATGCCGcctctgtgtgcgtgtgcatgAAAAATGTGTCAAAAGAAGAGACTAGAGCGGTAGAGAGAGCGCGAGAGCGAGAGCTTGACGAAGTAACTTAACGGAGCAGGGGAGCACAGAGCTCCATATAAAACCGGATGATAGCCGGCAACTACAACAAAACGATCGAGTGCCAGTGCGCCtatgcttgtgtgtgtgcctgcacATTTCTGTGTCGCTCTTTTTCTTCGCCAGTGCGAGACTGTGCGAGTGTTGGCACCTTTCGAGAAGGCACAggtaaaaaaaagcaaaacaagcAACATACCTACATAGCAAATACCAGCGCACAAACGTACGTATGTGACGCCTGCAGCGACGCTGACGTCGACAAATGAAGACAAAGCACAAATACAATGCGCTTAAAGTTCAGCTTGAACCAAAAactaagtaaataaatacataaatacaaatgGTATGCACATATCGGATtgattcttgtttttgttaatttccGACCAAAGAAAAAGTCTGACGTAGCCAGTTTTAAGCAGGCAACCGTTACTTTCTGAAGAGTATTTCagattttctgtttttctgtattttttttcggcaAATGGTAAACTATGCAAATTAACACTGGAGAAGCAAAGGTTGTTCAACTTACGGTACTgtaaaatccaaaaaatccgGCCTAGTTTACTCTCCTTTGACCAAATCCAGTTTGATAACTTGGCGTGTCGGCTGCAAGACAATTGGTACAATATTAATGCAATTAGCGGATACAGATCGTCGTGGCATCCACAGGATGAATGCCCTACACTACAATTCGTCGGGCATGCTGCACATATTCCCCCAATCCAATAGAAAGTCTGTGGCGGGCGGCAATGTATGCGTTTTTGTAGGGCAACAGCAGCGCCAGCGGCAACATATGCGGGCCGCTGCTTATTGGACAATTGTTTTTGTCAAAGTGGAGCAGAGCGTGGGTGTGCGTGCATGTATGTGTGAGAACGTTAGTATGGAATGCGGAAATCAGTGCCGTATGTTTCAGCCTGGTGAAAGGTTATGCCGAGATCCTCTTTTCGGTCAATGGGCGGGGTTCGATACCTCTTCACTACTCTCCCCTAGAAATTCGGAAAGtttaaagacaaaaaaaacaGCACGCGCGCCTTCCAATCGGACAAATATGCTTATATATGCGCACACGTACACACACATGAATGTGATTTTATGACCGTGTGTGCGTGGACGTCGTCggcagccgctgccgccgcctttgtgtttgtgtgcgagTTCGCCGCCCGTGTATTATCAACCATTGGAAAACACGTTGTTTTTCGCCGAGCGCCCGAATTTAAGGAAAACGTTCTTGTATTCAGGGCGGCCTGAATTTTCAATAGCCGTTGCTGCTTCTTCTTGTTCGGCCACCGAACCACCGCCCCGCCGCCGCCTCTGCCACCGCCTGCTCTATCCGGCCCTTCATAACTGTATATCCGTGCACTCTCTCGCCGTAAATTATGCAACTGCGGCCGTCCGCTCGCCGCCGCAAGGATCACTGGCCAATTCAGGCTGCCACTCTCACTTGAATCTGTTTAAATCACACCCAGACTTTCTATTGGAAGGCAGCACGCACGAACGCGGAACTCATCGTTACCGACTCCAAGTAAAATGTGAATGAACATGAGCGAACGTGGCAAATAGAGATGGGCGATAGGCCATTGCGGGAACTGTCAAACTGACTATCGCACAGTGGTTGGGCTTGTATGGAGAcgcggccaaaaatacttctagttgatgtatcgttacgaaattaataccaaaaatcaagaaaaatgttctAAGTATATGCACAAAAAATTGGCCCTATAGcacgtctatatcatatagctgccataggaacaatctgttaaaaatcaacatttaagcctagtactctgacgagaaaaaaccgctgtataaatttagacagcggccaaactccatataaaaaaaacggtgtcgaaaaaaaaagaagaagaacttttagacacgtcgtttttttcggtactctgacgacgaaaatgaagcctgcgaaaattgaatggcgttgccagatcaagatagtaaacagctgatatcgcgctgtctaaataattcatttgatttatttagacacccctaatggagggaaagttgaaggaaaaaggtggcattgataggggctgtcaaggggaagcccataatatggaatttaacccacaaaatacattttaatgcaatatttattaatattttaaatatatttttttgaatatttgtttacaaacagctgtcctgtgtgaccaaagaaaatccttaaacgccataaaaagtacattttcatggcatttcagatgtccgtcaaattagcgtcggtgagttagcgtcgaaatggAACGGTGGGAAAATGGAACACTgagggattttttatattttatttatttcgttaataaggcaccaatttgaacaaaataaagtttataaatgcttaaaaattaatttactattgatttttACTGGGTTTGAGGGGATTTGACCTTTGggtctattaaaaaaaagcatttgAAAAATCGTGCTTTCGCAATTTTGATTATATCTCGGCTCACAGAGGATATGCAGCTATACCCGATATGCCAGGATAAAGGATATTTATTGTAGTTTTActctgcaaagtttcattttcttttgaccgtcagtttttgagaaaatcgcaTAACAGTTAACCAACCTCGGGTCGGCTCCATACAAAATATGGcagaacatttttaaagtcTTATAACTCCAGTTTAAGAGGATATGCCAACATGTACGGTATATGGGCTTGTTAGGAgaagtttaaagaatatttggtgAAAATTTCAATGGATTTTAACCGGCAGATTTCGAGAAAATCGAATTGCAGTGGGTGGTGTAGTTGGGCTGATAACAGAGGCGCGAAGTATGAAAATGGAACCAGCTGTGAACTGGATACTGTGAGCAGAGAACTAGTTGCTGATCCAAGAAACGGAACcatgttaaaaaaatactagatTTAAAAACGTTAGCCatttaagcaatttaaaattaaattaaataactgcctattaaggggttatccgggttttgaaatttcaaaaagtgcatttttttcaaacttttttatataatagtacaaagtgtcaggaatgttgtccgaaaatttcaagtcgatcgaaccaaaactgtaggaatgggagaaatttaaagcccagcgcgtcgtatgagtcacaactggcaattaaaactttaaacgcgtttttctcgaaaccactttcttgaagtcggtagtcaggatttctcgaaaactactggaccgatcgacttcagattttccacacttcttctagacatgtttttcttgtctctgaacgaaggattttttatatcttcaattagaaccgattttataaccccaaatatggccaaaattgACGTAAAAAGTGtcatttttcatgaaaaacgctcccaaaaattcaatttttaattttttaaaaaatccttcgttcagagACAAGCCAGACATATAagctaacagaaaaattttggttttttgatttcaaataaaaattgacggAGAAATCCTGCCTACCGCAaggacataattttttttagggttaagttcaaccctccctcaacggctcatttgtgaatattttttgttcaaaattttacggaatttagttcaaaccttatgtattaatgtaaaataaatgaaatttgcaaaattgtcataggatcttttaaaaaaattctggaaaataggcctttttttgtggttctaaacccggataaccccttaaacgACATCAGCATTTTGAGCAATTTGGTAGCTCTTTCATCAAAATCGGTTGAGTCGATTAAGTGAAAACggcaatttttcatttatatacCAGCAAAAAAACCCACCGACCGCCAGACGTGTGACGTCACACGGCCGTGTTTCTAACCAATTGAATGCGCCAACCTtgttttcgacgctaactttcaataaattatttctagcTTAAATGAGGATATGCAGATttgcacggtatatcaaaagaaagggaattctattcttaaatttctataaaaatcttAGGTCGATCTGACCGACAGATTTTGAGGAGATcctattttccttttccgaCCTTATTATTAACTAACACTGGCTGCATATTGAGCCTAACGCCACGTGCTCCATACGATgtttttcgacgctaactttcaACCAAATATTTCTAGCTTAAATGAGGATATGCAGATATTCACGGTATATCAAAAGAAAGGGAATTCTATtcttaaatttctataaaaatcttAGGTCGATCTGACCGACAGATTTTGAGGAGATcctattttccttttccgaCCTTATTATTAACTAACACTGGCTGCATATTTAGCCTAACGCCACGTGCTCCATACGATGTTTTCAACGCTAACTTTCAACCAAATATTTCCAGCTTAAATGAGGATATGCAGatatgcacggtatatcaaatGAAAGGGAATTCTATTCtctaatttcgaattaaatcttattgaGTTTTAACCggcagattttgagaaaatcaagtttttctcttttccGACTTCATTAATAACACTGGTTTGATATCGATAGAAACGGCTCCCAAGCCCTATCGATGAATCCCCGCCAGCTTAATTCTATTGACAATTTAAAACTTCTACAAAATTGCATAACTCATAACCGGCATCGCCTTTCGAAGTAAGGCCTaagatttttatagaaattagaGAAATGATTTCCCGTTCGTTTGAGATACCGTGCAAATCTGCATATCCTCATTTAAGCTAGAAATATTTGGTtgaaagttagcgtcgaaaaacATCGTATGGAGCACGTGGCGTTAGGCTCAATATGCAGCCAGTGTTAGTTAATAATAAGGtcggaaaaggaaaataggATCTCCTCAAAATCTGTCGGTCAGATCGACCTaagatttttatagaaatttaagaatagaattccctttcttttgatataccgtgcaaATCTGCATATCCTCATTTAAgctagaaataatttattgaaagttagcgtcgaaaacaAGGTTGGCGCATTCAATTGGTTAGAAACACGGCCGTGTGACGTCACACGTCTGGCGGTCGGTGGGTTTTTTTGCTGgtatataaatgaaaaattgccGTTTTCACTTAATCGACTCAACCGATTTTGATGAAAGAGCTACCAAATTGCTCAAAATGCTGATGTcgtttaaggggttatccgggtttagaaccacaaaaaaaggcctattttccagaatttttttaaaagatcctatgacaattttgcaaatttcatttattttacattaatacataaggtttgaactaaattccgtaaaattttgaacaaaaaatattcacaaatgagccgttgagggagggttgaacttaaccctaaaaaaaattatgtcctTGCGGTAGGCAGGATTTCTccgtcaatttttatttgaaatcaaaaaaccaaaatttttctgttagctTATATGTCTGGCTTGTctctgaacgaaggattttttaaaaaattaaaaattgaatttttgggagcgtttttcatgaaaaatgaCACTTTTTACGTcaattttggccatatttggggttataaaatcggttctaattgaagatataaaaaatccttcgttcagagacaagaaaaacatgtctagaagaagtgtggaaaatctgaagtcgatcggtccagtagttttcgagaaatcctgactaccgacttcaagaaagtggtttcgagaaaaacgcgtttaaagttttaattgccagttgtgactcatacgacgcgctgggctttaaatttctcccattcctacagttttggttcgatcgacttgaaattttcggacaacattcctgacactttgtactattatataaaaaagtttgaaaaaaatgcactttttgaaatttcaaaacccggataaccccttaataggcagttatttaatttaattttaaattgcttaaatGGCTAACGTTTTTAAatctagtatttttttaacatgGTTCCGTTTCTTGGATCAGCAACTAGTTCTCTGCTCACAGTATCCAGTTCACAGCTGGTTCCATTTTCATACTTCGCGCCTCTGTTATCAGCCCAACTACACCACCCACTGCAATTCGATTTTCTCGAAATCTGCCGGTTAAAATCCATTGAA
It contains:
- the Dp1 gene encoding vigilin; this encodes MQAAAAAVMEESNATTIEQQPIALINGQEQVSNEQQPSSPTTSVATPTSTTSGGTGNATPAFSYDDLFPALPANTSAPSQSGASSSTIARVTSSQKTQVLHVPCEERKSTESEKFGEGESKRICQQITKETGAQIEIVSGKNQSLTFLIKGKQSELLDARRKILMSFSTQASRQVTVPREHYRVILGKGGQRLRDLERLTSTRINIPSQGDESEFITIAGTKEGIEKAEQEIRQLSAEQYKKSSDRTTVPKIYHPFIVGPYSENLNKLQEETGAKINVPPQQVQKDEIIISGEKDAVAAAKAKVEAIYKEMEKKCSTVSVEVAKPQHRYVIGPKGSTIAEILQLTGVSVEMPPNDSTLETITLRGPQVALGNALTVVYQKANSVKSVEINAPHWIHKYVIGRKGANMKQLEENCPNVNVNCLEDKIKLEGDPENVDRAVSYLTEIIRNYEDNFTFEVMTVNPSYYKHIIGKAGANVNRLKDELKVNINIEEREGQNNIRIEGPKEGVRLAQLELQEKIDKLENEKSKDVIIDRRLHRSIIGAKGEKIREVKDRYRQVTITIPTPQENTDIVKLRGPKEDVDKCHKDLLKLVKEIQESSHIIEVPIFKQFHKFVIGKGGANIKKIRDETQTKIDLPAEGDTNEVIVITGKKENVLEAKERIQKIQNELSDIVTEEVQIPPKYYNSIIGTGGKLISSIMEECGGVSIKFPNSDSKSDKVTIRGPKDDVEKAKGQLLELANERQLASFTAEVRAKQQHHKFLIGKNGASIRKIRDATGARIIFPSNEDTDKEVITIIGKEDSVKKAREQLEAIIKECDEVTEGEVAVDPKHHKHFVAKRGTILHRIAEECGGVMISFPRAGTNSDKVTIKGAKDCIEAARQRIEEIVADLEAQTTIEVVIPQRQHRTIMGARGFKVQQVTSEFDVQIKFPDRDATEPVEGLTNGGSGVNGAGDGQDGEQEAEAAEPVRQCDVIRITGRIEKCEAAKQALLDLIPIEEELSVPFDLHRTIIGPRGANVRQFMSTHDVHVELPPSELRSDVIKVSGTPARVADAREALEKMIEEYEADRADRELRSYVLQVDVDTEYHSKLIGRHGAVINKLRADHDVNISLPKRDDPNQRIISITGYQAKAEAARDAILEIVGDLQTLHREVIEIDTRIHSHIIGHRGRTIRKIIEDHKVDIKFPTSDEAQTNPNAVTIIGKEEDVENAKEVLLSMAEDYERDYLENLPPSPQPQTVGAFLTGSGSGPGSGSGAGGAASENGFVIKDAPWEKKQQAKNLTAPNTQSQEDFPHFAAGGAPATTTPITSVWGPKN